The following proteins are encoded in a genomic region of Methylobacterium tardum:
- a CDS encoding HugZ family protein gives MSETIETGSGPGGPARPLPAEAAPFDAIGLSRTLLRSIRSGALATLDPDGTPFASLVTIATDTDGTPLMLLSRLSAHTRNLLADPRCSLLFSQGGKGDALAHPRLTVVGRATQTTDARARDRFLARHPKAKLYADFPDFGFFALDPSAGHLNGGFAKAATLTRDQLLLDLAGADAVVAGERGAVEHMNADHADALALYAAGSGAEAGLPWRLTGLDPEGMDLMAGDRTARVLYPERVTDMGTLRKSLVAMAAQARATGTEA, from the coding sequence ATGAGCGAGACGATCGAGACCGGATCTGGACCGGGCGGTCCGGCGCGGCCGCTCCCGGCCGAGGCCGCGCCGTTCGACGCGATCGGCCTGTCGCGCACCCTCCTGCGCAGCATCCGCTCCGGTGCACTCGCGACGCTCGATCCGGACGGCACGCCCTTCGCCTCGCTGGTCACCATCGCCACCGACACGGACGGCACGCCGCTGATGCTGCTGTCGCGGCTCTCGGCACATACCCGCAACCTGCTCGCGGATCCCCGCTGCTCGCTGCTGTTCTCGCAGGGCGGGAAGGGCGACGCCCTCGCCCATCCCCGGCTGACCGTAGTCGGGCGCGCGACCCAGACTACCGACGCCCGTGCCCGGGACAGGTTCCTGGCCCGACACCCGAAGGCCAAGCTCTACGCCGACTTCCCGGATTTCGGCTTCTTCGCCCTCGATCCGTCAGCCGGCCACCTCAACGGCGGCTTCGCCAAGGCGGCGACGCTGACGCGGGACCAGCTGCTCCTCGATCTCGCCGGCGCGGACGCGGTCGTCGCGGGTGAGCGCGGCGCCGTGGAGCACATGAATGCCGATCACGCCGATGCGCTGGCGCTCTACGCCGCCGGATCGGGTGCGGAAGCCGGCCTGCCCTGGCGCCTCACCGGCCTGGACCCCGAAGGCATGGACCTGATGGCGGGCGATCGCACCGCGCGGGTCCTCTACCCGGAGCGCGTCACCGACATGGGTACGCTGCGCAAGAGCCTGGTTGCCATGGCCGCGCAGGCACGCGCGACCGGCACTGAGGCCTGA
- a CDS encoding c-type cytochrome, whose product MIRPLLVLIATLVPLAAQAGDAAAGKKRATACQTCHGMDGLSKLPEAPNLAGQVEPYLVKALTEYRDGKRQNEIMNVVAKELSDADIANLAAYYSGIQIDVLPPG is encoded by the coding sequence ATGATTCGTCCGCTTCTCGTCCTGATCGCCACCCTCGTCCCGCTCGCGGCCCAGGCCGGGGATGCCGCCGCGGGCAAGAAGCGCGCGACCGCCTGCCAGACCTGTCACGGCATGGACGGGCTCTCGAAGCTGCCGGAGGCTCCAAACCTTGCCGGGCAGGTCGAGCCCTACCTCGTCAAGGCGCTCACCGAGTATCGTGACGGCAAGCGGCAGAACGAGATCATGAACGTGGTCGCGAAGGAGCTGTCGGACGCCGATATTGCGAATCTCGCGGCGTATTACTCGGGCATCCAGATCGACGTGCTGCCGCCGGGATAA
- a CDS encoding response regulator transcription factor: protein MPTIALVDDDRNILTSVSIALETEGYRIQTYTDGASALDGLRHSPPDLAIFDIKMPRMDGMELLRRLRQKSDLPVIFLTSKDEEIDELFGLKMGADDFIHKPFSQRLLVERVKAVLRRFAKEAPGATPRGAEEVAARSLERGALMMDPERHTCTWKGEPVTLTVTEFLILQALAQRPGVVKSRNALMDAAYDDQVYVDDRTIDSHIKRLRKKFKVTDQSFDMIETLYGVGYRFKEA, encoded by the coding sequence ATGCCGACCATCGCCCTCGTCGACGACGACCGGAACATCCTCACGTCGGTGTCGATCGCGCTTGAGACCGAAGGCTACCGCATCCAGACCTATACGGACGGCGCCTCCGCCCTCGACGGTCTGCGGCACTCGCCGCCCGATCTCGCGATCTTCGACATCAAGATGCCGCGCATGGACGGAATGGAGCTTCTCCGACGCCTGCGGCAGAAATCAGACCTTCCCGTGATCTTTTTGACCTCGAAGGACGAGGAGATCGACGAGCTGTTCGGCCTCAAGATGGGCGCCGACGACTTCATCCATAAGCCGTTCTCGCAGCGGCTGCTGGTGGAGCGGGTGAAGGCGGTGCTGCGCCGCTTCGCCAAGGAGGCCCCCGGCGCTACGCCGCGCGGGGCCGAGGAGGTCGCCGCCCGCTCTCTGGAGCGCGGCGCGCTGATGATGGATCCGGAGCGCCACACCTGCACGTGGAAGGGCGAGCCCGTCACCCTGACGGTGACGGAGTTCCTGATCCTCCAGGCCCTCGCGCAGCGTCCCGGCGTGGTGAAGAGCCGGAATGCCCTGATGGACGCGGCCTACGACGATCAGGTCTACGTCGACGACCGCACCATCGACAGCCACATCAAGCGGCTGCGCAAGAAGTTCAAGGTGACCGATCAGAGCTTCGACATGATCGAGACGCTCTACGGCGTCGGCTACCGGTTCAAGGAGGCGTGA
- the lepA gene encoding translation elongation factor 4, which yields MTAPIDTIRNFSIVAHIDHGKSTLADRLIQATGTVALRDMSEQMLDSMDIEKERGITIKAQTVRLEYKAEDGKDYVLNLMDTPGHVDFAYEVSRSLAACEGSLLVVDASQGVEAQTLANVYQALDANHEIVPVLNKVDLPAAEPDRVKEQIEEVIGLDASNAVPISAKTGLNIEAVLEAIVTRLPPPKGKSDAPLKALLVDSWYDAYLGVVVLVRIIDGTLKKGMTIRMMGADAVYGVDRIGVFRPKMADIDALGPGEVGFFTGSIKEVADTRVGDTITEDKRQTTEMLPGFKEVQAVVFCGLFPVDAAEFENLRSAMGKLRLNDASFSYEMESSAALGFGFRCGFLGLLHLEIIQERLEREFNLDLISTAPSVVYRLKMRDGEIKELHNPADMPDVMKIETVEEPWIRATILTPDEYLGGVLKLCQDRRGVQIDLNYVGKRAMVVYDLPLNEVVFDFYDRLKSISKGYASFDYHVSDYREGDLVKMSILVNAEPVDALSMLVHRTRAESRGRAMCEKLKDLIPRHLFQIPVQAAIGGKIIARETIKALSKDVTAKCYGGDISRKRKLLDKQKEGKKKMRQFGRVEIPQEAFIAALKMDD from the coding sequence ATGACAGCCCCGATCGACACCATCCGCAACTTCTCGATCGTCGCGCATATCGACCACGGCAAATCGACCTTGGCGGACCGGCTGATCCAAGCCACCGGCACCGTCGCGCTGCGCGACATGAGCGAGCAGATGCTCGACTCGATGGATATCGAGAAGGAACGCGGCATCACCATCAAGGCGCAGACCGTGCGCCTGGAATACAAGGCTGAAGACGGTAAGGACTACGTCCTGAACCTGATGGACACGCCCGGCCACGTGGACTTCGCCTACGAGGTCTCGCGCTCGCTCGCCGCCTGCGAGGGCTCGCTGCTGGTTGTGGACGCCTCCCAGGGCGTGGAGGCGCAGACGCTCGCCAACGTCTACCAGGCGCTCGACGCGAACCACGAGATCGTCCCGGTCCTCAACAAGGTCGATCTGCCGGCCGCCGAGCCGGACCGGGTGAAGGAGCAGATCGAGGAGGTGATCGGCCTCGATGCGTCGAACGCCGTGCCGATCTCGGCCAAGACCGGGCTCAACATCGAGGCGGTGCTGGAGGCGATCGTCACGCGCCTGCCGCCGCCGAAGGGCAAAAGCGACGCGCCGCTCAAGGCGCTCCTCGTGGACAGCTGGTATGACGCCTATCTCGGCGTCGTGGTGCTGGTGCGGATCATCGACGGCACCCTCAAGAAGGGGATGACCATCCGCATGATGGGCGCCGACGCGGTCTACGGCGTCGACCGGATCGGCGTGTTCCGCCCGAAGATGGCCGATATCGACGCCCTGGGCCCCGGCGAGGTCGGCTTCTTTACCGGCTCGATCAAGGAGGTGGCCGATACCCGCGTCGGCGACACCATCACCGAGGACAAGCGCCAGACCACCGAGATGCTGCCGGGCTTCAAGGAAGTCCAGGCGGTGGTGTTCTGCGGCCTGTTCCCGGTGGACGCGGCCGAGTTCGAGAACCTGCGCTCGGCCATGGGCAAGCTCCGCCTGAACGACGCCTCGTTCTCCTACGAGATGGAGAGTTCGGCCGCCCTCGGCTTCGGCTTCCGCTGCGGCTTCCTCGGGCTGCTGCACCTGGAGATCATCCAGGAGCGGCTGGAGCGCGAGTTCAACCTCGACCTGATCTCCACGGCGCCGTCGGTGGTCTACCGCCTCAAGATGCGCGACGGCGAGATCAAGGAATTGCACAACCCGGCCGACATGCCGGACGTCATGAAGATCGAGACGGTCGAGGAGCCCTGGATCCGCGCCACGATCCTGACGCCGGACGAGTATCTCGGCGGCGTGCTCAAGCTCTGCCAGGACCGGCGCGGCGTCCAGATCGACCTCAACTATGTCGGCAAGCGCGCCATGGTGGTCTACGACCTGCCGCTGAACGAGGTCGTGTTCGACTTCTACGACCGGCTGAAGTCGATCTCAAAGGGCTACGCCTCCTTCGACTACCACGTGTCGGACTACCGCGAGGGCGACCTCGTGAAGATGTCGATCCTGGTGAATGCCGAGCCGGTGGACGCCCTGTCGATGCTGGTCCACCGCACCCGCGCCGAGTCGCGCGGCCGGGCCATGTGCGAGAAGCTGAAGGACCTGATCCCCCGCCACCTGTTCCAGATCCCCGTCCAGGCGGCGATCGGCGGCAAGATTATCGCCCGCGAGACGATCAAGGCTCTGTCCAAGGACGTCACCGCCAAGTGCTACGGCGGCGACATCTCGCGCAAGCGCAAGCTCTTGGACAAGCAGAAGGAAGGCAAGAAGAAGATGCGCCAGTTCGGGCGCGTCGAGATCCCGCAGGAGGCGTTCATCGCGGCGCTCAAGATGGACGATTGA